In one Armatimonadota bacterium genomic region, the following are encoded:
- a CDS encoding HDIG domain-containing protein: MTREDAYRLMCDHTPSESLRKHMLAVETCMAFYAKELGGDEAQWRIAGLLHDFDYELHPEDHPLWGMELLQGMGADEVVVRAIAAHYPAKTGIEPESPIERALFAVDELSGFITACCYVRPERINGLTPKSVQKKLKTANFAAGVNREDVSRGAELLGIPLDQHIQNCIDAMAAESALLGLD; this comes from the coding sequence ATGACCCGCGAGGACGCCTACCGCCTGATGTGCGACCACACGCCGAGCGAATCGCTACGCAAGCACATGCTCGCCGTCGAAACCTGCATGGCGTTTTACGCCAAAGAATTAGGCGGCGACGAAGCCCAGTGGCGCATCGCCGGGCTCCTCCACGACTTTGATTACGAACTGCACCCGGAAGACCATCCCCTTTGGGGCATGGAACTGCTACAGGGGATGGGAGCCGATGAAGTGGTCGTCCGGGCGATTGCCGCCCACTATCCGGCAAAGACGGGAATCGAACCGGAATCACCGATCGAACGGGCCTTGTTTGCCGTGGACGAATTGAGCGGGTTCATCACCGCTTGCTGTTATGTCCGCCCGGAGCGCATCAACGGGTTGACCCCCAAGAGCGTCCAGAAAAAGCTCAAAACGGCCAACTTCGCCGCCGGAGTGAACCGGGAAGACGTCAGCCGGGGCGCCGAGCTGCTCGGTATCCCCTTGGATCAACACATCCAGAACTGCATCGATGCCATGGCGGCGGAATCCGCGCTCCTAGGGCTTGATTAG
- the tkt gene encoding transketolase, protein MTGSATRTDQTLINALRCLSMDMVQAANSGHPGLPLGAAPMAYALFSRHLRFDPGRPDWFARDRFILSPGHGSALLYSLLHLFGYEVSLDDLKTFRQLGSKCAGHPEAGLVPGVECTTGPLGQGFANGVGMAIAGKWFSARYGSIADHMVYGLVSDGDLMEGVAVEAASLAGHLGLGNLVYLYDSNDISLDGPCDKAYTEDVRGKFEAMGWQVLEVADGNNLEEINQAVDFAKAEVGRPSLVIVKTVIGFASPLAGSSKSHGAPLGAENVLATKQALGVQETGPFALPDGFGEAGLQARSRGSALTGEWEERFAAFQMEKPALAKELACLIDGGLPDGWDSDLENLAWPDGSVATRESGHAALNAIASNLPWMAGGAADLASSTKASIAGGGDFNPADFSGRNIWFGVREHAMGAIVNGMALSGMRAFGSTFLVFSDYMRGSIRLAALSNLTSWFIFTHDSVFVGEDGPTHQPIEHVEALRLIPGLQVYRPADALECKACYLAAMRGGQPAAFALTRQGVPVLNAFASQIAAGTPKGAYVLSSRQNAVATLLATGSEVALALEAQGKLESEGIGVDVVSMPCRELFSAQDQGYRDSVLPPGRPVVCIEAGVTQGWLGMGRGNVAAVGIDRFGESGPGGQVYSHLGMKVDHVVETVRTLIKP, encoded by the coding sequence ATGACCGGATCCGCCACCCGTACCGACCAGACCCTGATTAACGCCCTGCGATGCCTCTCCATGGATATGGTGCAGGCCGCAAACAGCGGCCACCCTGGGCTGCCGCTGGGGGCCGCCCCTATGGCCTATGCGCTGTTTTCGCGCCATCTCCGGTTCGATCCAGGTCGTCCGGATTGGTTTGCCCGCGACCGGTTCATCCTGTCGCCCGGCCACGGTTCGGCCTTGCTGTACAGCCTGCTCCACCTCTTCGGCTACGAAGTGTCGCTGGATGATCTCAAGACTTTCCGACAGTTGGGCTCCAAGTGTGCCGGGCATCCAGAAGCCGGCCTTGTGCCCGGGGTGGAATGCACGACGGGGCCGCTGGGCCAAGGTTTTGCCAACGGGGTCGGCATGGCCATTGCCGGCAAATGGTTTTCTGCCCGGTATGGGTCGATTGCTGACCATATGGTTTATGGCTTAGTCAGCGACGGCGACCTGATGGAAGGGGTGGCGGTGGAAGCCGCCAGCCTGGCCGGCCACTTGGGACTCGGTAACTTGGTCTACCTCTACGACAGCAACGACATCAGCTTGGACGGCCCTTGCGACAAGGCGTACACCGAGGATGTCCGGGGCAAATTTGAGGCGATGGGTTGGCAGGTGCTGGAAGTCGCCGACGGGAATAACTTAGAAGAAATCAACCAAGCGGTAGATTTTGCGAAGGCAGAAGTTGGCCGACCTTCGCTTGTGATTGTGAAGACGGTGATCGGGTTTGCAAGCCCGCTGGCCGGGTCGAGCAAATCGCACGGAGCGCCGTTGGGGGCAGAAAACGTGTTGGCCACCAAGCAGGCGCTCGGGGTGCAAGAAACTGGCCCGTTCGCTTTGCCCGATGGGTTTGGCGAAGCGGGTCTTCAGGCGCGATCCCGCGGTTCGGCCCTCACGGGAGAGTGGGAGGAGCGCTTTGCGGCTTTCCAAATGGAAAAACCCGCCCTAGCCAAGGAACTGGCCTGTTTAATCGATGGGGGCCTCCCCGATGGCTGGGATTCCGATCTCGAAAACCTTGCGTGGCCCGATGGTTCGGTGGCCACAAGGGAATCTGGCCATGCGGCCTTGAATGCCATCGCATCCAATCTGCCTTGGATGGCGGGCGGGGCCGCCGATTTGGCAAGCAGCACAAAGGCGAGCATTGCCGGGGGCGGGGATTTCAACCCGGCAGACTTTTCGGGCCGGAATATCTGGTTTGGTGTCCGGGAGCACGCCATGGGCGCCATCGTGAACGGGATGGCGTTGAGCGGGATGCGGGCCTTTGGCTCCACCTTCTTGGTGTTCAGCGATTACATGCGGGGGAGCATCCGTCTGGCCGCCCTTTCAAACCTGACCAGTTGGTTTATTTTCACCCACGATTCGGTTTTTGTCGGCGAGGACGGGCCAACCCACCAACCGATCGAGCATGTTGAGGCGTTGAGGCTCATCCCTGGGCTGCAGGTTTACCGCCCAGCCGACGCGCTGGAGTGCAAGGCTTGTTACCTGGCGGCCATGCGGGGCGGCCAGCCCGCTGCCTTTGCCCTCACAAGGCAAGGGGTGCCCGTGTTGAACGCTTTTGCATCCCAAATCGCTGCGGGCACGCCCAAAGGGGCTTACGTTCTGAGCTCCCGGCAAAATGCGGTGGCTACCTTGTTAGCAACGGGTAGCGAGGTCGCGTTGGCCCTGGAAGCTCAAGGAAAGCTGGAATCAGAAGGCATTGGAGTCGATGTGGTGTCCATGCCCTGCCGCGAGTTGTTTTCCGCCCAAGATCAGGGATATCGCGACTCTGTTTTGCCGCCGGGGAGGCCCGTGGTTTGCATTGAAGCCGGGGTGACGCAGGGTTGGCTGGGAATGGGCCGCGGCAACGTTGCCGCTGTGGGGATTGACCGGTTTGGCGAATCTGGCCCCGGCGGCCAAGTCTATTCCCACCTGGGCATGAAAGTCGACCATGTGGTGGAAACGGTCAGAACCCTAATCAAGCCCTAG
- a CDS encoding HlyC/CorC family transporter yields MNSDPSERRRRIGPAGTGTTLALTSAAIVVPVLAFAQGLSAANRPEAIGIFTDPVNLALLLTAFVAVMLVNAVCVAGSSGLEVLRASHARAHDEGSRENRVLSGLIENKDSIVAACVLGAQTMRAWLVLLCLLPAPAIAERLGWIASPVHPSQFYFASVLAATALSIPVMGVNVIVAELVAKSVAVTHPMDTMMRIGWILKLFNLAFRLPGVLAVGVADVIAKRFNTSARFTIHNRVEEEIKEILESNEDAGGIEEEERELLESVFEFGDTVVREIMTPRVDMESIPADTNLDAIADLIEATGHSRLPIYQDTDDNIIGIVHAKDVLLALARNQDNVTIDQIMRPAYSVHETQKLHSLLADMRSKKTQMVIVKDELGGTSGLVTIEDIVEELVGEIIDEYDTAPPEIQKTANGHSVSGKLHLDDVNEAIGTDFESGEFDTIGGYVFGLFGRQPAVGERISDDRCTFYIEESDGRRILRLQIEPLAIESAV; encoded by the coding sequence ATGAACAGCGACCCGAGTGAACGTCGGCGGCGAATAGGCCCCGCGGGCACCGGCACGACCTTGGCCCTCACAAGTGCGGCCATAGTGGTTCCGGTTCTCGCATTCGCCCAAGGCCTATCCGCTGCGAACCGCCCCGAAGCGATCGGGATCTTTACGGACCCTGTCAACCTCGCTTTACTCTTGACCGCTTTTGTCGCCGTCATGCTGGTCAACGCTGTCTGCGTGGCCGGTTCGTCAGGTTTGGAAGTCCTCCGGGCCAGCCACGCCCGCGCCCACGACGAAGGTTCGCGCGAAAACCGGGTTCTCTCCGGCCTGATCGAAAACAAAGACTCCATCGTGGCAGCCTGTGTTCTGGGTGCCCAAACAATGCGGGCTTGGCTGGTTTTGCTGTGCTTGTTGCCCGCCCCAGCCATCGCCGAAAGGCTCGGGTGGATCGCCTCGCCTGTGCACCCCAGCCAATTCTATTTCGCCTCCGTTTTGGCGGCAACAGCCTTGAGCATTCCCGTGATGGGGGTCAATGTCATCGTGGCTGAACTGGTTGCCAAATCGGTTGCCGTCACCCACCCCATGGACACGATGATGAGAATTGGGTGGATCCTCAAACTGTTCAACCTGGCCTTCCGGCTCCCTGGCGTGTTGGCCGTCGGCGTCGCTGACGTCATCGCCAAACGGTTCAATACAAGCGCCCGGTTCACGATCCACAACCGGGTTGAAGAAGAAATCAAGGAGATCCTGGAAAGCAATGAAGATGCCGGCGGAATCGAAGAAGAAGAACGTGAGCTCCTAGAATCCGTTTTCGAATTCGGAGACACCGTCGTCCGCGAAATCATGACCCCGAGGGTCGACATGGAAAGCATCCCGGCCGACACGAACCTGGACGCCATTGCCGACTTGATCGAAGCCACCGGGCACTCGCGGCTGCCCATTTACCAAGACACCGATGACAACATCATCGGCATCGTCCACGCCAAAGACGTGTTGCTTGCCCTGGCCCGCAACCAAGACAACGTGACCATCGACCAGATCATGCGGCCCGCTTACAGCGTCCATGAAACCCAAAAGCTCCACTCGCTGCTTGCCGACATGCGCAGCAAAAAAACCCAAATGGTCATTGTCAAAGACGAACTGGGCGGAACTTCAGGGTTGGTCACGATCGAGGACATCGTTGAGGAGTTGGTCGGTGAAATCATCGACGAGTACGACACCGCGCCCCCCGAAATCCAAAAAACCGCCAACGGCCACTCCGTCAGCGGAAAGCTCCACCTTGACGACGTGAACGAGGCGATCGGGACCGACTTTGAAAGCGGAGAGTTCGACACCATCGGCGGCTATGTGTTCGGATTGTTCGGCCGGCAACCCGCCGTCGGCGAGCGGATCTCCGACGACCGGTGCACGTTCTATATCGAAGAAAGTGACGGACGGCGCATCTTGCGACTCCAAATCGAGCCCCTGGCAATCGAAAGCGCGGTTTGA
- a CDS encoding diacylglycerol kinase, translating to MAFGGIIHTFRTQRHMRIHLYVTFVTLMAAMFFRLQLREILVLLFMITFVLVAEMFNSAIEATVDLASPNYHPLAKFAKDIAAGAVLITTIMAIIVGSLIALGEGQWERIRLSLMADGVGLNVVGKIIVGLFVTLIAVIIGKGIGSRGQVMQGGLVSGHAALGFFLATACLLLADNVLVGGIAILLAAVIAQSRWEAKFHSIFELALGAAVGTTVGIVFFALIPK from the coding sequence GTGGCGTTCGGCGGCATCATCCACACATTCCGCACCCAGCGGCACATGAGGATCCACCTTTACGTCACGTTTGTGACGTTGATGGCGGCTATGTTCTTCCGGCTTCAATTGCGCGAGATTCTGGTCCTGCTGTTCATGATCACGTTCGTCTTGGTGGCCGAAATGTTCAACAGCGCCATTGAGGCGACCGTGGATCTGGCCAGCCCCAATTACCACCCCCTGGCCAAATTTGCCAAAGACATCGCCGCCGGAGCCGTGCTGATCACCACCATCATGGCGATCATCGTTGGTTCGCTCATCGCATTGGGAGAGGGACAGTGGGAACGTATCCGCCTTTCCTTGATGGCCGATGGGGTGGGGCTCAATGTCGTGGGAAAAATCATCGTGGGGCTGTTTGTGACCCTGATCGCGGTCATCATCGGCAAGGGCATCGGATCCCGGGGCCAGGTCATGCAGGGTGGACTCGTCAGCGGGCATGCGGCCCTTGGATTCTTCCTTGCTACAGCTTGCCTTTTGCTCGCCGATAATGTCCTTGTCGGTGGGATTGCCATCCTTTTGGCGGCGGTCATCGCGCAGAGCCGGTGGGAGGCCAAATTCCACTCGATCTTTGAACTTGCCTTGGGTGCCGCCGTCGGCACCACGGTGGGAATCGTGTTTTTCGCCCTCATCCCCAAGTGA
- a CDS encoding ATP-binding protein: MPGLSIRGLAGEMGVAKAREIVPLGSEAAYDATLAWFLRLWLLGQVKAGLPESVFHTTLEPECPYSFFQLVRLVYERGLHEPGTRGRNPFGPIQTPYSGPPLEPTPWWTSTLANNAGAFHMAEPAQRRLVELAGCQRESLYALFPQYTRVEFDSPGPLTGPDRNALRLKMFLAVLDGHPDAARMAVEDPHQTLKVSRFPPESQTREYKSTFRWDSVGCQKNRRQQTACLKAICGMLNAQGGTVVIGVDDSGQAVGLEGDLSLIADGGSADAFAQVVHEAVKVSIAPNPVGLVSIQIQPYGLLEIAVIHVSPSPHRHWMELDGEKVVPVRDGNRTLNLRGSDAEDFLRTRG; this comes from the coding sequence ATGCCTGGGCTATCGATCCGCGGCCTTGCTGGCGAAATGGGTGTTGCCAAAGCCCGGGAGATCGTTCCCCTCGGATCCGAAGCCGCCTACGATGCCACCTTGGCCTGGTTCCTGCGGCTTTGGCTTTTGGGGCAGGTCAAAGCCGGATTGCCTGAATCGGTCTTCCACACGACCTTAGAGCCGGAATGCCCTTACTCGTTCTTCCAATTGGTTCGGCTTGTTTATGAACGTGGGCTCCACGAACCGGGGACAAGGGGCCGCAACCCGTTCGGCCCGATCCAAACCCCCTATTCCGGCCCGCCCCTGGAACCCACCCCCTGGTGGACATCCACGCTGGCAAACAATGCTGGGGCCTTCCACATGGCCGAACCGGCCCAGCGCCGTCTGGTTGAACTGGCTGGGTGCCAACGGGAATCCCTTTACGCGCTCTTCCCGCAATACACGCGGGTTGAATTCGATAGCCCTGGCCCCCTTACCGGACCAGATCGGAATGCCCTCCGACTCAAAATGTTCTTGGCCGTTCTGGATGGCCATCCAGATGCCGCCCGGATGGCGGTGGAAGACCCTCATCAGACACTGAAGGTCTCCCGGTTCCCACCCGAGAGCCAGACCAGGGAATACAAATCCACCTTTAGGTGGGATTCAGTCGGCTGCCAAAAGAACCGGCGTCAACAGACCGCCTGCCTCAAGGCCATCTGCGGCATGCTCAACGCTCAGGGCGGCACAGTCGTCATCGGGGTGGACGATTCAGGACAAGCTGTCGGGCTGGAAGGTGACCTCTCCCTCATCGCCGACGGCGGTTCGGCCGACGCATTTGCCCAAGTCGTCCATGAGGCGGTCAAGGTGTCCATCGCACCAAACCCAGTTGGCCTGGTTTCAATCCAAATTCAACCTTATGGTTTACTTGAGATAGCAGTCATCCACGTGAGTCCCAGCCCCCACAGACACTGGATGGAACTCGACGGTGAGAAGGTGGTTCCCGTCCGAGACGGCAACCGGACACTCAATCTACGCGGGAGTGACGCCGAAGATTTCCTGCGCACCAGGGGATAA
- a CDS encoding GNAT family N-acetyltransferase, with protein sequence MATGWEGGRIRLVPMDAERHFKNICRWVNDPDVNEWILVGDFPMGEVAEREWFDSCLKGSESNVVFAIELLDGTHIGTSGIHGINHRHGFASTGSYIGDPGHRGKGLGTEASKLRAWYCFHVLGLRLVTSGYIEGNEGSRVMNERAGYLPVGCIPKQFWKRGMFRDHYETVLTRERWLELSGGNRVW encoded by the coding sequence ATGGCTACCGGATGGGAAGGCGGCCGCATCCGGCTTGTGCCGATGGATGCGGAAAGGCATTTTAAGAATATCTGCCGTTGGGTGAACGACCCTGACGTGAACGAATGGATCCTTGTGGGGGATTTCCCGATGGGTGAAGTTGCCGAGCGGGAGTGGTTCGACTCCTGCCTCAAAGGGTCAGAGTCAAATGTTGTTTTCGCCATCGAATTGCTCGATGGCACCCACATCGGCACAAGCGGGATCCACGGCATCAATCACCGGCACGGCTTTGCATCCACGGGGAGCTACATTGGCGATCCCGGTCATCGGGGCAAGGGCTTGGGTACTGAGGCCAGCAAGCTCAGGGCCTGGTATTGCTTCCATGTTTTGGGGTTGCGATTGGTCACCAGTGGCTACATCGAAGGCAACGAAGGCAGCCGGGTTATGAACGAACGGGCCGGATATTTGCCGGTGGGGTGCATCCCTAAACAGTTTTGGAAAAGGGGAATGTTCCGCGACCACTACGAAACGGTGCTCACCCGGGAGCGGTGGCTGGAACTCAGCGGGGGCAACCGGGTTTGGTGA